The sequence GTAGAAATTGTCGAAGTCAAAGAAGTGGAAGCGGAATTCGTTACCAGGCAGCATCTCGACGACCATATTTTGGTCTGTGTCCTCGGTGTAAACGCCTAGGGAGTGAACCTTGCCCAACTCCCGGCCAAGCTGGGTGAAGAATGTCAGGCGGACTTCCGGGGCAAGTTCCCGCACGGTCCGCAGGAAGTGCTTGTAGGCGATACACGAAACTGGCAGCTTTTCTTGGAAAAAAACGGAATCGCTCAGCCAGCCGTTTTTGAAGGTGTTGAGCACACCGGCGGGTATTGGAACGCGTACAGCATTGTCGAAAAGATAGGCATGCGTTGCGCAATTTCGTTCGGCTTCTGAAAGTAAAAGGACGCCTAGGTTTTGGCTGAATTTACGACCATTGTAGATTTTGGGAATGAAGACCCGCTCGCCAAGAGTGAGTTCCAGTTGGGGACAGACACAGCGGTTCTGGTCCCTGAAGGGGCTGCCAAGATCGGCGGCTCTCCGGCGCCATTGTTCCAGAAGGGAAAAAGCCTGTTCGTTGTCAAGGAATGGAGTGCGCCAGAACACGCTCCGTGCTGTAACCGAGGGTATGCGAATGAGAGCCTTTCTTTGTTTCAGAAAGTAGCGGGTGATGTCGGAAAAAATGTTGAACATACCTGTTTCTCTATGCCGGGTTGGCGCGGTGTCGCGTTTGCGGCTTGGCCCTGGCGTCGTCCATCTTTGTGAATACTGTCGCGGTCATGGTAGAAACATGTCCGTGATGCTTGGAGCTTTGGTGAAATCGGGCACGCCTACGTCCCGATAGACCCGCTGGAACTTGCGCGTGACCTTGCGACGAATGAAAAATGGCAATTTGAGCCAGAACTGGCCACGGTGCCTTATGACGCTGTTCTGAAAATCAATGAGCACCGGGCAGTCCTGGTTGCGGACCAGGATGTTGCGGCAGGCGATGCCGAAGTGGTCGATGGCGCTGGGCAGCAGAACGTCCCGCCGGATGCGTTCGAGGGCCTGGAAAAAGGTCAAGCTCAAAGGGCGGGTGTTGGAGTCGAGGTTCTTAGCCACACCGCCCGTATCATCGGTGACCAGTTCCATGACCAGGGCGTCACGACCGCAACGTGTCTTTTCGATGCCGTAAAACGTCACGAAATGTTTGACCAAGTCGTCCGGTACATGGGCCATAAGCCGGTGGTGGTTGTCGAGTTCGTACCTCAGCATGTCCGGAATCCCGTATTTTTTCTGCGCGATCATGGCCGGGTCCGGGAACTCTCCTTTGTATTTGCGATGATGAGCCAGGACCTTGGCGCAGCGCGTGGGGTCTCCCTTGATGGCGTAAACTGTGCTCCAGCCGCCGATGGTGGAAATTTCCGAGTCGAGTGTTATCATACGCCTGTGTTGTTTTGTGATGAAGCGTCTTGTTTGGGGGAGAGTATAAATTCTAAAAATTTTTTGGTCTGCAATTCAATTGAAAATGTTTCCGCTGCGTGGGTCCGGACTCGATTCTTCAATTCGAGGATTTCTTCCCCAGGCATGTGGAGTAGCGTGGTCAGTATGTTGGCGAATTCCGCTCCTCGGCTTTGAGGTGGAATAAGATGGGAGCTCAGGAATTCGGGCCATATTTCAGGGGCTCCGCCTGCGTTTCTGGCAATGGGTATCAGGCCATTGGCCATGGCTTCTTCTAGGGCGATGCCGAGGGGTTCGCACTGGCTCGGCAGGATGAAGATGTCCGCCGTACTTAGTTGCTTTGCGACATCGTCGACATATCCGGTAAAGACAACCCGGCCCATGAGCCCAAGTTTGTGGACGATCAATTTCAACTCCGCTGAAAGAGCTCCTTCCCCAACGATAGTCAAAGAAAAGTCCAATTTTTTGTCGGCAAGAATTTTACATGCTTCCAAAACGTCTATGTGCCTTTTGTCTTTATTGAGTTGGCTTGTGGTTATGATTTTAAGCGTTTTATTCGCTTGTATTACGTGCTTGGAAATTTTTGTTCCTGGGTGGATTGCTACAGTTTTAAATTTTTTTGCGTAAGGTACATTTTTCAAAAAACCTTTCTTTGTGTATTCGCTGCAACAAAAAAAAGATGGTTTTGTAACGTAATGCAGTATTTCGTTCTCTATTTTATTTTGTATGTCTCCAGGACTACCGACGTGAACAATGAGCGGTATGCCCGCAATTTTCGCCGCGATTCCAGCCGACTTAATATCTTTTCCAACATTAGCAATCACGCGTTGGATTTTTCTTTTTTTGAAAAACAAATATAGATTATAGATAAGTATTGGGTTGTAATCAACGCCAAATTGTATTTGATATGATTCTATTTTTTTTTGTGTGGCCCGATCAATAAATCTTTTGTCTTTTCCAAATATCACAGAGTTGATGTTTAGCTCCTTGAATGCAATTGCCGTATCAATGCACCACGTCTTGACCCCTCCCCATTTTCGTGTGCTATTGACAAATGCGATATTCATAGACGTCCTTTGTGCATGGCCCTAGCGGAAGATTTTCGAGGTGAGCGTGTGGGCGTGGAGGAAAAGTTTGTTTCTGAGCCATGTCGGGCTGTTGGCGTCCTTCACGGCGATGCGGCCGATACGTTGCCTAGGCGAGCCTGGGCCGACAAAGGTCCGTTCAAGAGTCAGCGCGCCTAGGTATCCGGCCTTGATGCTGGCCTCAAGGGTTGTTTCGTCGAATTGTCCCCAGGGTAGGCATATATATGGGCAGGGGCGATCCAGGATTGTCTCCAACTCTTTTTTGGCCCGGCTGAAATCTTTGAGGCACAATGCCAAACGTTCTTCCTTCTCCGCGATTAGCAAGGGAGCGCTGTTCCAGTCCAGCCCGAAGCCCGTGTGGGCGTAAGCGCTACCCACCGGGTATACCGGGGAGTCGGCTGCTGCGTTTGGGCCGCAAAGGGCTTTGTGGCTCCAGTGTTTTTCGTCGCCGAGGGTGCCGTTCGGTTCGTTGCTGGTGAAGCAGGCCTGGTGCGCGGCGGAGTGCGAGTACACTTCCATGTCTAGGTCATGCACCACGGCGCGGATTTCGCCCTCGTTCATGAATCCGTCGCAGTTTCCGGACAAGGCCTGCTGCATGATGTCGCCAAACGCAGGCACTCCTGCCGGTTGCATGGTTTGATCCGCGCGCGGACGGGCTTTGCCTGGGCGCAGAAAGTTGGTGATGGCGAAAAAGACGCCCTTCATGTTTCGGCGCAGCAGTTCCGGCACGGCGTAGACCCAGTTGTCCAGGGTGCAGTCGTCGAAGGTGATGACGATGGCTGGAAAGGTGAGTTTTTCTTTTCCGGTGATGACATCGTATAGCCGGGCCAGGCTTATGGTTTCAAAGCCCAGCTTGCGGATCAGGTCCAGGTGGGAGCCGAATTTTTCCGGTGTCATGCCGCTGTCCGGGCGCACCTGATGGTAGCACAGTACTGGAATGCTTGCGCCTAAAAGGGATTGCGTAAGGGAAAGAACCGTTTTGCTCATGAGTTTTACGATCCGGCCAGGATTTTCTTCGCCAGGGCGGCCGCGCCGAAGCCGTTGTCGATGTTGACCACGCCTACGCCCGGCGCGCAGGAATTGAGCATGGCCAAGAGCGGGGTCAGGCCGGCGAAGTTGGCCCCATAGCCGGTCGAGGTCGGAACCGCAATGATCGGGGCTTTTACGAGTCCGCCCAGGACGCTGGGCAACGCGCCCTCCATCCCGGCCACGGCGATGACCACTTTGGCCTGCCGCAGGCTCGGCAGATGCGGCTGCAGGCGGTGCAGGCCCGCGACGCCCACATCGGTCACCAGATGCGCGCTCAATCCCAGAAATCTGGCTGTGCCCAGGGCTTCGCGGGCCACGGGCAGGTCCGAGGAGCCGGCCGTGACGATGATCACGTCCGAGTTCGGGGCTTTTGGATCGGCGGACAGCAGGTCCGCCCCCAGGCAAAAGAGGCCCGCTTCCTCCCACAGGCAACCATGCGGAAAAAAATCCAGCAGCGCCTGGCCGTGCGCTGCGCAAATCCTGGTGGCCAGGACCGGGTGGTGCCTGCCCAGTTCCTCAAGGGAAATGCGGATCTGTTCCAGGGTCTTGCCCTGGCCGAAGACCACTTCGCCGATAGTGGTGCGCGCCTGGCGCCAGGGATCAAGAGTCAGCTCTTCGTGTACGTGGCCCGTAAGAACTGCTTGGGCGTTCTCGCAGGAGATGTTTCCGGCGGCGACGTTTTGCAACAGGGTGTGCAGTTTTTTGGGATCCATGGGCATAAAAGGGGCGGCTCGTGGTTGCTGTGAATAAAGGAGGCGCGAAATCCGACCCAGCCCTAGCAGATGGGCGCATAGCGGGCAAGCGCCCGTAGGCTCCCCATATTGCAAAGAGGCTGGGGAAAAGATAGCGTATGCGGATATGGCGTCCAAGCGAATCCTCTTTGTTTCACGATCCGAGCTCGTGTCCCCCCTGCATGCGCAGTTCAAGGCGCATGAATGCCAGGCCATGGTCGTGGATGATCGCGCTTCGGCCATGAAGGTCGTCGAGGCGCGTAAGGCCGATCTCGTGTTCACCCTGCCAAGCCTGCCCGGATACAGGGCCCAGGATCTGCTCGACGCCGTGCAGCAGTCCGCGAATCCGGTGCCGGTCATCGTGTTCACGGAAAAAGGCAGCGCCGAGGAGGCGCGCTATTATATGGAAATGGGCGCTCAGGATTACTGGCTCTGCCCGCTGACCTGGGAAAAGATCCAGGCCGTGCTGCCCGAGGATGCTCCCGCCCCGGCTTCGCCTCGTTCCGTCGCCCAGAGCGCTCCGCGCGAGGTGTCCATCGTCGGCACCCATCCTTCCGTGACCCGGGTCTTGGCCCTGGCGCGGCAGGTGGCTCCGTCCAAGGCCACGGTGCTCATCTCCGGCGAGTCGGGTACGGGCAAGGAGATGTTCGCCCGCTTTATCCATGCCCACTCAGGCCGGGAAAACGCTCCCTTCGTGGCCGTCAACTGCGCGGCCCTGCCCGAGCATCTGCTCGAAAGCGAGTTGTTCGGGCACGAGAAGGGTTCGTTCACCGGAGCCATTTCCCGCAAGCTCGGCAAGTTTGAGTTGGCCAGCGGCGGAACCCTGCTGCTGGACGAAATTTCTGAAATGGCGCTGGCCCTGCAAGCCAAGCTTTTGCGCGCCCTGCAGGAGGGCGAGATCGACCGCGTGGGCGGGGTCGAGACGGTCAAGGTGGATGTGCGCGTCCTGGCCACCACCAATCGCAATCTGGAGCAGAGCGTGGAGAAGGGCGAGTTTCGCCAGGATCTTTTCTATCGCCTGAACGTCATTCCTCTGCGTCTGCCATCGCTGGCCCAGCGTGGTGACGATGTGCTGCTGCTGGCCGATTTTTTTATACGCCGCCTTACCCGGGAATACGGGCTCGGCTCCCTGCAGCTCTCCACCGAGGCCCGGGACTGGCTCATGGCGCATGACTGGCCGGGCAATGTGCGGGAACTGCAGAACTTGATGGAACGGGCCGTGCTCCTGGCCGGGGCTGGACCCATCCGATCCATGCATTTTTTACTGGATGGTCAGGAATGGTCGCCCGAAATTAACGAGGAGGGCGAAGCTGCCGCACCCGGCGTATTGTCGATGCCGTCTGCTACTTCGGCCGTGACCATCGACGCTGATGGACGCATCCCGACCATTCAGGAAATGGA is a genomic window of Desulfomicrobium baculatum DSM 4028 containing:
- a CDS encoding glycosyltransferase, whose product is MNIAFVNSTRKWGGVKTWCIDTAIAFKELNINSVIFGKDKRFIDRATQKKIESYQIQFGVDYNPILIYNLYLFFKKRKIQRVIANVGKDIKSAGIAAKIAGIPLIVHVGSPGDIQNKIENEILHYVTKPSFFCCSEYTKKGFLKNVPYAKKFKTVAIHPGTKISKHVIQANKTLKIITTSQLNKDKRHIDVLEACKILADKKLDFSLTIVGEGALSAELKLIVHKLGLMGRVVFTGYVDDVAKQLSTADIFILPSQCEPLGIALEEAMANGLIPIARNAGGAPEIWPEFLSSHLIPPQSRGAEFANILTTLLHMPGEEILELKNRVRTHAAETFSIELQTKKFLEFILSPKQDASSQNNTGV
- a CDS encoding YrbL family protein — protein: MITLDSEISTIGGWSTVYAIKGDPTRCAKVLAHHRKYKGEFPDPAMIAQKKYGIPDMLRYELDNHHRLMAHVPDDLVKHFVTFYGIEKTRCGRDALVMELVTDDTGGVAKNLDSNTRPLSLTFFQALERIRRDVLLPSAIDHFGIACRNILVRNQDCPVLIDFQNSVIRHRGQFWLKLPFFIRRKVTRKFQRVYRDVGVPDFTKAPSITDMFLP
- the larB gene encoding nickel pincer cofactor biosynthesis protein LarB gives rise to the protein MPMDPKKLHTLLQNVAAGNISCENAQAVLTGHVHEELTLDPWRQARTTIGEVVFGQGKTLEQIRISLEELGRHHPVLATRICAAHGQALLDFFPHGCLWEEAGLFCLGADLLSADPKAPNSDVIIVTAGSSDLPVAREALGTARFLGLSAHLVTDVGVAGLHRLQPHLPSLRQAKVVIAVAGMEGALPSVLGGLVKAPIIAVPTSTGYGANFAGLTPLLAMLNSCAPGVGVVNIDNGFGAAALAKKILAGS
- a CDS encoding sigma-54-dependent transcriptional regulator, encoding MASKRILFVSRSELVSPLHAQFKAHECQAMVVDDRASAMKVVEARKADLVFTLPSLPGYRAQDLLDAVQQSANPVPVIVFTEKGSAEEARYYMEMGAQDYWLCPLTWEKIQAVLPEDAPAPASPRSVAQSAPREVSIVGTHPSVTRVLALARQVAPSKATVLISGESGTGKEMFARFIHAHSGRENAPFVAVNCAALPEHLLESELFGHEKGSFTGAISRKLGKFELASGGTLLLDEISEMALALQAKLLRALQEGEIDRVGGVETVKVDVRVLATTNRNLEQSVEKGEFRQDLFYRLNVIPLRLPSLAQRGDDVLLLADFFIRRLTREYGLGSLQLSTEARDWLMAHDWPGNVRELQNLMERAVLLAGAGPIRSMHFLLDGQEWSPEINEEGEAAAPGVLSMPSATSAVTIDADGRIPTIQEMEMHLIIKSLDKTAGNRTKASELLGISVRTLRNKLGEYRKIGLDIP
- a CDS encoding polysaccharide deacetylase family protein, with the translated sequence MTPEKFGSHLDLIRKLGFETISLARLYDVITGKEKLTFPAIVITFDDCTLDNWVYAVPELLRRNMKGVFFAITNFLRPGKARPRADQTMQPAGVPAFGDIMQQALSGNCDGFMNEGEIRAVVHDLDMEVYSHSAAHQACFTSNEPNGTLGDEKHWSHKALCGPNAAADSPVYPVGSAYAHTGFGLDWNSAPLLIAEKEERLALCLKDFSRAKKELETILDRPCPYICLPWGQFDETTLEASIKAGYLGALTLERTFVGPGSPRQRIGRIAVKDANSPTWLRNKLFLHAHTLTSKIFR